A single Larimichthys crocea isolate SSNF chromosome VIII, L_crocea_2.0, whole genome shotgun sequence DNA region contains:
- the lins1 gene encoding protein Lines homolog 1 isoform X2: MVTLQLQHGTVSSSMEHAALFDRLTGVYRCVQTGSRPGQSAADVAAVVFSSVCVRAAAAAAADCHDNSVELTYIGVTLVEKITSSLTSRSLPAAVTSYCTEILRVLFQDLDLMTHLVHQFQAEDQIISHLAAKTVSTCVLYHLHERGVVSPVWEQKCVQVFHSSPPGPELDACLWSLTEVLKRLVKGSHQEILWKLVSAFDSSLSALCSRFLPGEKTEDCTSRRHWGTTVCLLLDLLEVLTASSLICGAGVCLKSQRLTHIHSSALLSSISCSSEYYVKKRVLLLLKRAVLVKAGEDWALGEPLSTGLKHEHFNSDMSMLAQSVLTAVAADWLGSVQVDSSSFFGGSRRIRGDEGQKADCVMLRGVSLLLLKSVEHHIQTAGGTGVVSATEVFGYLQRLWGFLKKHSGQLTEVTHLCHWVSLLFGEQDDDMMEAAKALLSIFLHHRQCSGLDDSAVLEAACASGCNPHCHFLFLLRSIAFDHSILLDFLISTETCFLEYFVRYLKYLRADWQGFTAACGRISMSDCLLSTQKPLTALCGGDTFVPTHKGGPGPVEVSPSVHPTGAEMISSIAGLRLVEYGSSDESDPEGMDCQDEPGTSVCSALDVKQEISGPSIPVRQKQYESSHSTGLLRHPNSVLERRPGGPSLPEQTSCLPLSARAVFCLSELREVVTRLQTKKLFPYNPSSLLKLLVQVETYSQQSRLSHFNK; the protein is encoded by the exons ATGGTCACGTTACAGCTCCAACACGGAACcgtcagcagcagcatggagcACGCGGCGCTGTTCGACCGGCtgacaggtgtgtacaggtgtgttcagACGGGATCCCGCCCCGGTCAGAGTGCTGCAGATGTGGCGGCTGTGGTattctcctctgtgtgtgtgcgtgctgctgctgcagctgcagcggattgccatgacaacagCGTGGAGCTGACCTACATCGGCGTGACTCTGGTGGAGAAGATCACCTCCAGTCTGACGTCACGCAGCCTACCTGCAGCAGTGACGTCATACTGCACGGAGATCCTCAGGGTGCTGTTTCAAGACCTCGATCTCATGACGCATCTA GTCCATCAGTTCCAGGCTGAGGATCAGATCATCTCACATCTGGCTGCCAAGACCGTGTCGACATGTGTTCTCTATCATCTCCATGAACGT GGTGTTGTCAGCCCTGTCTGGGAGCAGAAATGTGTGCAGGTATTTCACAGCTCGCCCCCCGGTCCTGAACTGGACGCCTGTCTGTGGTCACTGACTGAAGTCTTAAAAAGACTTGTCAAAGGATCTCACCAAG AGATCCTTTGGAAACTCGTGTCAGCCTTTGACTCCAGCCTGAGCGCTCTGTGTTCAAGGTTTCTCcctggagagaagacagaggatTGTACCAGCCGGAGGCACTGGGGGACAACCGTCTGCCTCCTGCTGGACCTGCTGGAGGTTCTGACTGCATCCAGTTTGATATGTGGAGCCGGTGTCTGTCTGAAGAGTCAGAGATTAACCCACATTCACTCCTCAGCACTCCTGAGCTCGATCAGCTGCTCCTCAGAGTATTATGTCAAAAAGCGagtgctgctgcttctgaaGAGAGCCGTGCTGGTGAAGGCTGGAGAGGACTGGGCCTTGGGAGAACCTCTGTCCACGGGGCTGAAACATGAGCACTTCAACTCTGATATGAGCATGCTCGCTCAGAGCGTTTTAACAGCGGTGGCTGCTGATTGGTTGGGGAGTGTACAAGTTgattcctcctcttttttcgGGGGAAGCAGACGCATACGAGGCGATGAAGGTCAGAAAGCAGACTGTGTGATGCTCAGAGGTGTCAGCCTGCTTCTGCTCAAGTCTGTGGAGCATCACATCCAGACTGCTGGTGGAACAG GAGTGGTCAGTGCCACAGAGGTGTTCGGGTATCTACAGAGACTGTGGGGTTTCCTGAAGAAGCACAGCGGCCAGCTGACGGAGGTCACTCACCTCTGCCACTGGGTCAGCCTGCTGTTTGGTGAACAGGACGACGACATGATGGAGGCAGCCAAGGCTTTGCTTTCCATATTCCTCCATCACAG ACAGTGTTCTGGGCTGGATGACTCTGCTGTGTTGGAAGCCGCCTGCGCCTCTGGCTGCAACCCTCACtgccacttcctgtttctgcttCGTAGCATCGCCTTCGACCACAGCATCCTCCTGGACTTTCTCATCTCCACTGAAACCTGCTTCCTGGAGTACTTTGTGCGGTACCTGAAGTACCTCAGAGCTGACTGGCAGGGCTTCACGGCAGCATGCGGGAGAATCAGCATGTCGGACTGTCTTCTTTCAACACAGAAGCCGCTTACTGCCCTGTGTGGTGGTGATACCTTCGTACCGACACACAAAGGTGGGCCAGGTCCAGTTGAAGTCAGCCCCTCTGTCCATCCCACAGGCGCAGAGATGATCAGTTCGATTGCCGGGCTTCGCCTTGTAGAGTACGGTAGTTCTGATGAATCTGATCCAGAGGGCATGGATTGCCAGGATGAACCTGGGACGTCTGTGTGTAGTGCCTTGGATGTGAAACAGGAGATTAGCGGGCCATCTATACCTGTCAGACAGAAACAATACGAGTCCTCTCACTCAACAGGATTACTGAGACATCCTAACTCTGTGCTGGAAAGAAGACCAGGAGGGCCGTCACTGCCGGAGCAAACCTCATGTCTACCTCTGTCAGCCAGAGCAGTCTTCTGTCTTTCAGAGCTCAGGGAGGTGGTGACAAGGCTGCAGACAAAGAAACTCTTCCCATATAACCCGTCTTCACTGTTAAAGCTCTTGGTGCAGGTAGAGACCTATTCCCAGCAGTCACGGCTGTCACATTTCAATAAATGA
- the lins1 gene encoding protein Lines homolog 1 isoform X1 — MVTLQLQHGTVSSSMEHAALFDRLTGVYRCVQTGSRPGQSAADVAAVVFSSVCVRAAAAAAADCHDNSVELTYIGVTLVEKITSSLTSRSLPAAVTSYCTEILRVLFQDLDLMTHLVHQFQAEDQIISHLAAKTVSTCVLYHLHERGVVSPVWEQKCVQVFHSSPPGPELDACLWSLTEVLKRLVKGSHQEILWKLVSAFDSSLSALCSRFLPGEKTEDCTSRRHWGTTVCLLLDLLEVLTASSLICGAGVCLKSQRLTHIHSSALLSSISCSSEYYVKKRVLLLLKRAVLVKAGEDWALGEPLSTGLKHEHFNSDMSMLAQSVLTAVAADWLGSVQVDSSSFFGGSRRIRGDEGQKADCVMLRGVSLLLLKSVEHHIQTAGGTAGVVSATEVFGYLQRLWGFLKKHSGQLTEVTHLCHWVSLLFGEQDDDMMEAAKALLSIFLHHRQCSGLDDSAVLEAACASGCNPHCHFLFLLRSIAFDHSILLDFLISTETCFLEYFVRYLKYLRADWQGFTAACGRISMSDCLLSTQKPLTALCGGDTFVPTHKGGPGPVEVSPSVHPTGAEMISSIAGLRLVEYGSSDESDPEGMDCQDEPGTSVCSALDVKQEISGPSIPVRQKQYESSHSTGLLRHPNSVLERRPGGPSLPEQTSCLPLSARAVFCLSELREVVTRLQTKKLFPYNPSSLLKLLVQVETYSQQSRLSHFNK; from the exons ATGGTCACGTTACAGCTCCAACACGGAACcgtcagcagcagcatggagcACGCGGCGCTGTTCGACCGGCtgacaggtgtgtacaggtgtgttcagACGGGATCCCGCCCCGGTCAGAGTGCTGCAGATGTGGCGGCTGTGGTattctcctctgtgtgtgtgcgtgctgctgctgcagctgcagcggattgccatgacaacagCGTGGAGCTGACCTACATCGGCGTGACTCTGGTGGAGAAGATCACCTCCAGTCTGACGTCACGCAGCCTACCTGCAGCAGTGACGTCATACTGCACGGAGATCCTCAGGGTGCTGTTTCAAGACCTCGATCTCATGACGCATCTA GTCCATCAGTTCCAGGCTGAGGATCAGATCATCTCACATCTGGCTGCCAAGACCGTGTCGACATGTGTTCTCTATCATCTCCATGAACGT GGTGTTGTCAGCCCTGTCTGGGAGCAGAAATGTGTGCAGGTATTTCACAGCTCGCCCCCCGGTCCTGAACTGGACGCCTGTCTGTGGTCACTGACTGAAGTCTTAAAAAGACTTGTCAAAGGATCTCACCAAG AGATCCTTTGGAAACTCGTGTCAGCCTTTGACTCCAGCCTGAGCGCTCTGTGTTCAAGGTTTCTCcctggagagaagacagaggatTGTACCAGCCGGAGGCACTGGGGGACAACCGTCTGCCTCCTGCTGGACCTGCTGGAGGTTCTGACTGCATCCAGTTTGATATGTGGAGCCGGTGTCTGTCTGAAGAGTCAGAGATTAACCCACATTCACTCCTCAGCACTCCTGAGCTCGATCAGCTGCTCCTCAGAGTATTATGTCAAAAAGCGagtgctgctgcttctgaaGAGAGCCGTGCTGGTGAAGGCTGGAGAGGACTGGGCCTTGGGAGAACCTCTGTCCACGGGGCTGAAACATGAGCACTTCAACTCTGATATGAGCATGCTCGCTCAGAGCGTTTTAACAGCGGTGGCTGCTGATTGGTTGGGGAGTGTACAAGTTgattcctcctcttttttcgGGGGAAGCAGACGCATACGAGGCGATGAAGGTCAGAAAGCAGACTGTGTGATGCTCAGAGGTGTCAGCCTGCTTCTGCTCAAGTCTGTGGAGCATCACATCCAGACTGCTGGTGGAACAG CAGGAGTGGTCAGTGCCACAGAGGTGTTCGGGTATCTACAGAGACTGTGGGGTTTCCTGAAGAAGCACAGCGGCCAGCTGACGGAGGTCACTCACCTCTGCCACTGGGTCAGCCTGCTGTTTGGTGAACAGGACGACGACATGATGGAGGCAGCCAAGGCTTTGCTTTCCATATTCCTCCATCACAG ACAGTGTTCTGGGCTGGATGACTCTGCTGTGTTGGAAGCCGCCTGCGCCTCTGGCTGCAACCCTCACtgccacttcctgtttctgcttCGTAGCATCGCCTTCGACCACAGCATCCTCCTGGACTTTCTCATCTCCACTGAAACCTGCTTCCTGGAGTACTTTGTGCGGTACCTGAAGTACCTCAGAGCTGACTGGCAGGGCTTCACGGCAGCATGCGGGAGAATCAGCATGTCGGACTGTCTTCTTTCAACACAGAAGCCGCTTACTGCCCTGTGTGGTGGTGATACCTTCGTACCGACACACAAAGGTGGGCCAGGTCCAGTTGAAGTCAGCCCCTCTGTCCATCCCACAGGCGCAGAGATGATCAGTTCGATTGCCGGGCTTCGCCTTGTAGAGTACGGTAGTTCTGATGAATCTGATCCAGAGGGCATGGATTGCCAGGATGAACCTGGGACGTCTGTGTGTAGTGCCTTGGATGTGAAACAGGAGATTAGCGGGCCATCTATACCTGTCAGACAGAAACAATACGAGTCCTCTCACTCAACAGGATTACTGAGACATCCTAACTCTGTGCTGGAAAGAAGACCAGGAGGGCCGTCACTGCCGGAGCAAACCTCATGTCTACCTCTGTCAGCCAGAGCAGTCTTCTGTCTTTCAGAGCTCAGGGAGGTGGTGACAAGGCTGCAGACAAAGAAACTCTTCCCATATAACCCGTCTTCACTGTTAAAGCTCTTGGTGCAGGTAGAGACCTATTCCCAGCAGTCACGGCTGTCACATTTCAATAAATGA
- the lins1 gene encoding protein Lines homolog 1 isoform X3 produces the protein MVTLQLQHGTVSSSMEHAALFDRLTDCHDNSVELTYIGVTLVEKITSSLTSRSLPAAVTSYCTEILRVLFQDLDLMTHLVHQFQAEDQIISHLAAKTVSTCVLYHLHERGVVSPVWEQKCVQVFHSSPPGPELDACLWSLTEVLKRLVKGSHQEILWKLVSAFDSSLSALCSRFLPGEKTEDCTSRRHWGTTVCLLLDLLEVLTASSLICGAGVCLKSQRLTHIHSSALLSSISCSSEYYVKKRVLLLLKRAVLVKAGEDWALGEPLSTGLKHEHFNSDMSMLAQSVLTAVAADWLGSVQVDSSSFFGGSRRIRGDEGQKADCVMLRGVSLLLLKSVEHHIQTAGGTAGVVSATEVFGYLQRLWGFLKKHSGQLTEVTHLCHWVSLLFGEQDDDMMEAAKALLSIFLHHRQCSGLDDSAVLEAACASGCNPHCHFLFLLRSIAFDHSILLDFLISTETCFLEYFVRYLKYLRADWQGFTAACGRISMSDCLLSTQKPLTALCGGDTFVPTHKGGPGPVEVSPSVHPTGAEMISSIAGLRLVEYGSSDESDPEGMDCQDEPGTSVCSALDVKQEISGPSIPVRQKQYESSHSTGLLRHPNSVLERRPGGPSLPEQTSCLPLSARAVFCLSELREVVTRLQTKKLFPYNPSSLLKLLVQVETYSQQSRLSHFNK, from the exons ATGGTCACGTTACAGCTCCAACACGGAACcgtcagcagcagcatggagcACGCGGCGCTGTTCGACCGGCtgacag attgccatgacaacagCGTGGAGCTGACCTACATCGGCGTGACTCTGGTGGAGAAGATCACCTCCAGTCTGACGTCACGCAGCCTACCTGCAGCAGTGACGTCATACTGCACGGAGATCCTCAGGGTGCTGTTTCAAGACCTCGATCTCATGACGCATCTA GTCCATCAGTTCCAGGCTGAGGATCAGATCATCTCACATCTGGCTGCCAAGACCGTGTCGACATGTGTTCTCTATCATCTCCATGAACGT GGTGTTGTCAGCCCTGTCTGGGAGCAGAAATGTGTGCAGGTATTTCACAGCTCGCCCCCCGGTCCTGAACTGGACGCCTGTCTGTGGTCACTGACTGAAGTCTTAAAAAGACTTGTCAAAGGATCTCACCAAG AGATCCTTTGGAAACTCGTGTCAGCCTTTGACTCCAGCCTGAGCGCTCTGTGTTCAAGGTTTCTCcctggagagaagacagaggatTGTACCAGCCGGAGGCACTGGGGGACAACCGTCTGCCTCCTGCTGGACCTGCTGGAGGTTCTGACTGCATCCAGTTTGATATGTGGAGCCGGTGTCTGTCTGAAGAGTCAGAGATTAACCCACATTCACTCCTCAGCACTCCTGAGCTCGATCAGCTGCTCCTCAGAGTATTATGTCAAAAAGCGagtgctgctgcttctgaaGAGAGCCGTGCTGGTGAAGGCTGGAGAGGACTGGGCCTTGGGAGAACCTCTGTCCACGGGGCTGAAACATGAGCACTTCAACTCTGATATGAGCATGCTCGCTCAGAGCGTTTTAACAGCGGTGGCTGCTGATTGGTTGGGGAGTGTACAAGTTgattcctcctcttttttcgGGGGAAGCAGACGCATACGAGGCGATGAAGGTCAGAAAGCAGACTGTGTGATGCTCAGAGGTGTCAGCCTGCTTCTGCTCAAGTCTGTGGAGCATCACATCCAGACTGCTGGTGGAACAG CAGGAGTGGTCAGTGCCACAGAGGTGTTCGGGTATCTACAGAGACTGTGGGGTTTCCTGAAGAAGCACAGCGGCCAGCTGACGGAGGTCACTCACCTCTGCCACTGGGTCAGCCTGCTGTTTGGTGAACAGGACGACGACATGATGGAGGCAGCCAAGGCTTTGCTTTCCATATTCCTCCATCACAG ACAGTGTTCTGGGCTGGATGACTCTGCTGTGTTGGAAGCCGCCTGCGCCTCTGGCTGCAACCCTCACtgccacttcctgtttctgcttCGTAGCATCGCCTTCGACCACAGCATCCTCCTGGACTTTCTCATCTCCACTGAAACCTGCTTCCTGGAGTACTTTGTGCGGTACCTGAAGTACCTCAGAGCTGACTGGCAGGGCTTCACGGCAGCATGCGGGAGAATCAGCATGTCGGACTGTCTTCTTTCAACACAGAAGCCGCTTACTGCCCTGTGTGGTGGTGATACCTTCGTACCGACACACAAAGGTGGGCCAGGTCCAGTTGAAGTCAGCCCCTCTGTCCATCCCACAGGCGCAGAGATGATCAGTTCGATTGCCGGGCTTCGCCTTGTAGAGTACGGTAGTTCTGATGAATCTGATCCAGAGGGCATGGATTGCCAGGATGAACCTGGGACGTCTGTGTGTAGTGCCTTGGATGTGAAACAGGAGATTAGCGGGCCATCTATACCTGTCAGACAGAAACAATACGAGTCCTCTCACTCAACAGGATTACTGAGACATCCTAACTCTGTGCTGGAAAGAAGACCAGGAGGGCCGTCACTGCCGGAGCAAACCTCATGTCTACCTCTGTCAGCCAGAGCAGTCTTCTGTCTTTCAGAGCTCAGGGAGGTGGTGACAAGGCTGCAGACAAAGAAACTCTTCCCATATAACCCGTCTTCACTGTTAAAGCTCTTGGTGCAGGTAGAGACCTATTCCCAGCAGTCACGGCTGTCACATTTCAATAAATGA